A region of Gloeomargarita sp. SKYB120 DNA encodes the following proteins:
- a CDS encoding bifunctional riboflavin kinase/FAD synthetase → MWIPATPDHVLTPTAIALGNFDGLHRGHQAVIAPILHHPDTWATVVTFQPHPVEYFSGQPRALLTPLPEKQAILERWGVQQLVLLTFDRELAQMTPAAFVQEVLHQQLQARWVSVGADFCFGRGRQGNAQLLQELGEPLGIRVTIVPEQTLDGERISSSRIRERLLQGQVEAVERLLGRPYALIGEVVPGRSLGHRIGFPTANLQLPARKFLPRQGVYCVQVWTADGTHPRPGVMNLGYRPTVDGQTLTAEVHLLRWRGDLYGQTLQVELRHFLRPEQKFPSLEALQAQIQRDCQAATEYFQLPLEQLEPT, encoded by the coding sequence GTGTGGATACCGGCGACCCCTGACCATGTCCTGACCCCGACGGCGATTGCCCTGGGGAATTTTGATGGCCTGCACCGGGGTCATCAGGCGGTGATTGCGCCGATTTTGCACCATCCCGATACCTGGGCAACGGTGGTGACGTTTCAGCCCCATCCGGTGGAATATTTCAGCGGCCAGCCCCGCGCGCTGCTGACCCCCTTGCCAGAAAAGCAAGCGATTTTGGAACGGTGGGGCGTGCAACAACTGGTGCTGTTGACCTTTGACCGGGAGCTGGCCCAGATGACGCCGGCGGCCTTTGTGCAGGAGGTGCTCCACCAGCAGTTGCAGGCGCGTTGGGTGAGCGTGGGAGCCGACTTTTGTTTTGGCCGAGGACGCCAGGGCAATGCCCAGTTGCTCCAGGAGCTGGGCGAACCCCTGGGCATCCGTGTGACCATCGTACCGGAACAGACGCTGGACGGGGAACGCATCAGTAGCTCCCGCATTCGGGAACGACTGCTCCAGGGCCAGGTGGAGGCGGTGGAACGGTTGCTGGGACGGCCCTACGCCTTAATCGGTGAAGTGGTTCCCGGACGTTCCCTCGGGCACCGGATAGGATTCCCCACGGCCAACTTGCAGCTCCCGGCCCGCAAGTTTCTGCCGCGCCAGGGGGTCTATTGCGTCCAGGTCTGGACCGCCGACGGGACCCACCCTCGACCGGGCGTGATGAATCTCGGCTATCGGCCTACGGTGGACGGGCAAACCCTCACCGCCGAAGTCCACCTGTTGCGCTGGCGAGGCGACCTGTACGGGCAAACCCTACAGGTGGAGCTGCGGCACTTTTTGCGCCCCGAACAGAAATTCCCCAGCCTCGAGGCGCTCCAGGCCCAAATCCAGCGGGACTGTCAGGCCGCCACCGAGTACTTCCAATTGCCCTTAGAACAGCTCGAACCGACCT